In one Mucilaginibacter sp. PAMB04168 genomic region, the following are encoded:
- the argH gene encoding argininosuccinate lyase codes for MSKLWQKTTNVNELVESFTVGRDREFDQRMAAFDVLGSLAHTQMLQSIGLMSKEDLQLVQGELKSIYKEIQENNFEIEAGVEDVHSQVEMLLTKRIGDAGKKIHSGRSRNDQVLVDLKLFFRHELQQVVEEVQHLFTLLTELSEKHKAVLLPGYTHLQVAMPSSFGLWFGAYAESLVDDLELILAAYKITNKNPLGSAAGYGSSFPLNRTLTTQLLGFDNLNYNVVYAQMGRGKTERIIAQALSAVAATLAKMAMDQCLYLSQNFAFVSYPENLTTGSSIMPHKKNPDVWEIMRGKCNRLQALPNDVAMMTTNLPSGYHREMQLLKELLFPAFAELKSCLHMAHFMLQHVEVKTNILDDPRYAYLFSVEEVNRQVLEGVPFRDAYKQVGLAIEQGNFNPDKTVNHTHEGSIGNLGTEHITQAMHTLLQNFKFDKVADAIEQLVK; via the coding sequence ATGAGTAAGCTGTGGCAAAAAACTACAAATGTAAACGAACTGGTTGAAAGCTTTACCGTAGGCCGCGACCGCGAATTTGATCAGCGAATGGCCGCTTTTGATGTGCTGGGCTCTCTGGCACATACCCAAATGCTGCAAAGCATTGGTCTGATGAGCAAAGAAGACCTCCAACTGGTTCAAGGTGAGCTTAAATCCATTTACAAAGAAATTCAGGAAAATAATTTTGAAATTGAAGCCGGCGTAGAAGACGTACACTCGCAGGTAGAAATGCTGTTAACCAAACGTATTGGCGATGCAGGCAAAAAAATTCATAGCGGCCGCTCACGTAACGACCAGGTATTGGTTGATCTGAAACTATTTTTTCGCCATGAGTTGCAACAGGTGGTTGAAGAAGTGCAACACCTGTTTACCTTATTAACCGAACTTAGCGAAAAGCATAAAGCAGTTTTATTACCAGGTTACACACATTTGCAGGTGGCCATGCCATCATCATTCGGTTTGTGGTTTGGCGCTTATGCAGAAAGTTTAGTTGATGACCTGGAATTAATTTTGGCGGCTTACAAAATCACCAATAAAAACCCATTGGGTTCGGCAGCAGGTTATGGCTCATCGTTCCCACTCAACCGCACGCTCACAACCCAATTATTGGGCTTCGATAATTTAAACTACAACGTAGTATATGCCCAAATGGGGCGTGGTAAAACAGAGCGCATCATTGCACAGGCACTTTCGGCGGTAGCAGCAACGCTGGCTAAAATGGCTATGGACCAGTGCTTGTACCTAAGCCAAAACTTCGCCTTTGTAAGTTACCCCGAAAACCTAACTACCGGCAGCAGCATTATGCCGCATAAAAAGAACCCCGACGTTTGGGAAATTATGCGCGGTAAATGCAACCGCCTGCAAGCCCTACCTAATGATGTGGCCATGATGACCACCAACTTACCGTCGGGTTATCACCGCGAAATGCAGTTGTTAAAAGAATTGTTGTTCCCCGCTTTTGCCGAGCTGAAGAGCTGCCTGCATATGGCGCATTTTATGCTGCAGCATGTTGAAGTTAAAACCAATATTTTGGATGACCCGCGCTATGCCTATTTATTTAGCGTAGAAGAAGTTAACCGCCAGGTATTGGAAGGCGTACCTTTCCGTGATGCATACAAACAAGTAGGCCTGGCAATTGAACAGGGAAACTTCAACCCCGACAAAACAGTTAACCACACCCACGAAGGCAGCATAGGCAACTTAGGCACCGAGCATATTACGCAGGCTATGCATACCCTGCTGCAAAATTTTAAATTTGATAAAGTAGCTGATGCTATTGAACAACTAGTGAAATAA
- a CDS encoding YwbE family protein, translated as MNGQNRKDIYPGLEVDIILKKDQRSGKLTRGIVSNLLTSAAFHSRGIKVRLEDGQIGRVAHIVEEGD; from the coding sequence ATGAACGGACAAAACCGCAAAGACATTTACCCCGGCCTTGAGGTAGATATTATTTTGAAAAAAGATCAGCGAAGCGGCAAGCTAACCCGTGGCATTGTGAGTAATTTGCTTACCAGTGCTGCCTTTCACTCCCGTGGCATTAAGGTAAGGCTGGAAGACGGGCAGATTGGCCGCGTTGCTCATATTGTTGAAGAGGGCGATTAA